Proteins found in one Streptococcus iniae genomic segment:
- a CDS encoding Asp23/Gls24 family envelope stress response protein gives MTVKMNTNDGLIELSDDVIATVVGGSATEIFGVVGMASKSAIKDNFQSLLRKENYAKGVVVKSTDLGISVDVYTVMSYGVKISEVSKNIQERVKFNLESQLGLTADMVNVYVQNIKVVGEN, from the coding sequence ATGACTGTAAAAATGAATACAAATGATGGTCTGATCGAACTATCTGACGACGTTATTGCAACTGTCGTTGGTGGTTCCGCAACGGAAATTTTTGGCGTTGTTGGAATGGCAAGTAAAAGTGCTATTAAAGACAATTTTCAATCACTACTTCGCAAAGAAAACTATGCCAAAGGTGTAGTTGTTAAGTCAACAGATTTGGGTATTTCTGTTGATGTTTATACCGTAATGAGTTATGGGGTTAAAATCAGTGAAGTGTCTAAAAATATCCAAGAACGTGTGAAGTTTAACCTTGAGAGCCAGTTAGGTTTAACTGCAGATATGGTTAACGTCTACGTACAAAATATTAAGGTTGTGGGAGAAAATTAG